In a genomic window of Urocitellus parryii isolate mUroPar1 chromosome 11, mUroPar1.hap1, whole genome shotgun sequence:
- the Kcna3 gene encoding potassium voltage-gated channel subfamily A member 3: protein MDEHTSLLPAPPQPFAHHRTHPPQDPASGGGAQTLVNPGYAEPAAGPELPPDMTVVPGDHLQEPETADGGGGQPQGGCGGGGGGCDRYEPLPPALPAAGEQDCCGERVVINISGLRFETQLKTLCQFPETLLGDPKRRMRYFDPLRNEYFFDRNRPSFDAILYYYQSGGRIRRPVNVPIDIFSEEIRFYQLGEEAMEKFREDEGFLREEERPLPRRDFQRQVWLLFEYPESSGPARGIAIVSVLVILISIVIFCLETLPEFRDEKDYPASPSQEVLEAASNSTSGAPAGASSFSDPFFVVETLCIIWFSFELLVRFFACPSKATFSRNIMNLIDIVAIIPYFITLGTELAERQGNGQQAMSLAILRVIRLVRVFRIFKLSRHSKGLQILGQTLKASMRELGLLIFFLFIGVILFSSAVYFAEADDPASGFSSIPDAFWWAVVTMTTVGYGDMHPVTIGGKIVGSLCAIAGVLTIALPVPVIVSNFNYFYHRETEGEEQAQYMHVGSCQHLSSSAEELRKARSNSTLSKSEYMVIEEGDMNHSAFPQTPFKTGNSTATCTTNNNPNSCVNIKKIFTDV from the coding sequence ATGGACGAGCACACCAGCCTTCTGCCCGCGCCGCCGCAGCCCTTCGCCCACCAccgcacccaccctccccaggacCCTGCGAGCGGCGGCGGCGCCCAGACTCTGGTGAACCCCGGCTACGCCGAGCCCGCCGCAGGCCCCGAGCTGCCGCCCGACATGACCGTGGTGCCCGGGGACCACCTGCAGGAGCCGGAGACGGCCGACGGCGgcggaggccagcctcagggcGGCTGTGGCGGCGGCGGAGGCGGCTGTGACCGCTATGAGCCGCTCCCGCCCGCGCTGCCGGCTGCGGGCGAGCAGGACTGCTGCGGGGAGCGCGTGGTCATCAACATCTCGGGGCTGCGCTTCGAGACGCAGCTGAAGACCCTCTGCCAGTTCCCAGAGACGCTGCTGGGCGACCCCAAGCGGCGCATGAGGTACTTCGACCCGCTCCGCAATGAGTACTTTTTCGACCGCAACCGGCCCAGCTTCGACGCCATCCTCTACTACTATCAATCCGGGGGCCGCATCCGCCGCCCGGTCAACGTGCCCATCGACATCTTCTCCGAGGAGATCCGCTTCTACCAGCTGGGAGAGGAGGCCATGGAGAAGTTCCGCGAGGACGAGGGTTTCCTGCGGGAGGAGGAGCGGCCCCTGCCCCGCCGCGACTTCCAGCGCCAGGTGTGGCTGCTCTTCGAGTACCCCGAGAGCTCGGGGCCAGCCCGGGGCATTGCCATCGTGTCCGTGCTCGTCATCCTCATCTCCATTGTCATCTTCTGCCTGGAGACGCTGCCCGAGTTCCGCGATGAGAAGGACTACCCGGCCTCGCCGTCGCAGGAGGTCCTCGAGGCGGCCAGCAACAGCACGTCGGGGGCTCCCGCGGGAGCCTCCAGCTTCTCGGATCCCTTCTTCGTGGTGGAGACCCTGTGCATCATCTGGTTCTCCTTTGAGCTGCTGGTGCGATTCTTCGCTTGCCCCAGCAAGGCCACGTTCTCAAGAAATATCATGAACCTGATAGACATTGTGGCCATCATCCCATATTTTATCACCCTGGGCACCGAGCTGGCTGAGCGACAGGGCAACGGACAGCAGGCCATGTCCCTGGCCATCCTAAGGGTCATTCGCCTGGTGAGGGTCTTCCGCATCTTCAAACTCTCCCGCCACTCCAAGGGGCTGCAGATCCTGGGGCAGACACTGAAGGCTTCCATGCGGGAGTTGGGGCTgctcatcttcttcctctttattGGGGTCATCCTTTTCTCCAGTGCGGTCTACTTTGCCGAGGCAGACGACCCCGCTTCAGGTTTTAGTAGTATCCCGGATGCCTTCTGGTGGGCAGTGGTAACCATGACAACAGTCGGGTATGGAGATATGCACCCAGTGACCATAGGGGGCAAGATCGTGGGGTCTCTTTGTGCCATCGCTGGTGTCTTGACCATTGCATTGCCGGTTCCTGTTATTGTTTCCAACTTCAATTACTTCTACCACCGGGAGACAGAAGGGGAAGAGCAAGCCCAATACATGCACGTGGGAAGTTGCCAGCACCTCTCCTCTTCAGCTGAGGAGCTCCGAAAAGCACGGAGCAACTCGACTCTAAGTAAGTCGGAGTATATGGTGATCGAAGAGGGGGATATGAACCACAGTGCTTTTCCCCAGACCCCTTTCAAAACGGGCAATTCCACTGCCACCTGCACCACGAACAATAATCCCAACTCCTGTGTGAACATCAAAAAGATATTCACCGATGTTTAA